TACCAGTTTTGCTGACGAGATTCAAGGCTAGAAAATTAAGCATTCTAGTACCTCAAGCCCCTGAAAACTTCTAGAAATCGTGTCTGCAAATAATCCCTATAAAGAGATCGCAACTGAATACGCCCGCCTCCTCCATTCTCCCATCGAACCCCACCCAACACCGCCGTCGCGCCCCCAACTTCCCGCCGACGCGTCGAAAGTGTTGCTTTTTTCCCCCCATCCCGACGATGAATGTCTTACGGGGGCATTACCTTTACGCTTATTGCGAGAAGGGCAATTTAAAATCATTAACATTGCCATCACTTTAGGAAGTAAAAAAGAACGGCAGCAAGAACGCTGGCAAGAATTACAAAACGCCTGTAACTTCCTCGGTTTTGAAACCATCGTACCGGCAAAAAATGGCTTAGAAGCAATTAACCCCAGCGCGCGCCAAAATAATCCCCAACACTGGAACGAAGCCGTAGAAATTATTGCAGACATCCTCGCCCAATATCGCCCCCCCATTATTTTTTGTCCCCACGAAGGCGATAAACATCCCACCCATATCGGAACGCATTATTTAGTTATGGATGCGTTGCAACGATGCAGCGATTTCTGCTGCTGCGTCGTCGAAACCGAATTTTGGGGCGCGATGGAAAGTCCCAACCTGATGGTAGAGTCTAGTTGCGAAGATGTCGCCGATTTGATGGCAGCTACCGCTTGTCACGTCGGCGAAGTCCAGCGCAATCCCTATCACCTGCGCCTTCCTGCTTGGATGGCGGATAACGTGCGGCGCGGGGGCGAACTGGTGGGCGGTGCGGGGGCGAGGGTTCCCGATTTTAGTTTTGCGACGCTGTACCGACAGCGGTATTGGGCGGGAGGAAGTTGGAAGGAGGGGACAGAGGGCGGTGAAATTGTGGCGGTGGGGGATGAGTTGCGGTCGCGTTTTTTCTAGGCGCGTGCGAG
This window of the Oscillatoria sp. FACHB-1406 genome carries:
- a CDS encoding PIG-L family deacetylase, whose translation is MSANNPYKEIATEYARLLHSPIEPHPTPPSRPQLPADASKVLLFSPHPDDECLTGALPLRLLREGQFKIINIAITLGSKKERQQERWQELQNACNFLGFETIVPAKNGLEAINPSARQNNPQHWNEAVEIIADILAQYRPPIIFCPHEGDKHPTHIGTHYLVMDALQRCSDFCCCVVETEFWGAMESPNLMVESSCEDVADLMAATACHVGEVQRNPYHLRLPAWMADNVRRGGELVGGAGARVPDFSFATLYRQRYWAGGSWKEGTEGGEIVAVGDELRSRFF